A genomic region of Vitreoscilla filiformis contains the following coding sequences:
- a CDS encoding helix-turn-helix domain-containing protein, with amino-acid sequence MSVGSRLIEERKRLGMSQVAFYEACGVSKKAQFNFENDDNLPGGAYLIAAAELGVDVLYVLTGRRGTPSVAGPVLRDGEAELLEGYRALDARGRLSVKAFIAGVPSGGMSGQSNGGHVIQGSSNVVISHTAPTPIRRRAKVSEK; translated from the coding sequence ATGAGTGTTGGAAGTCGTTTGATCGAAGAGCGAAAACGCCTTGGGATGTCTCAAGTAGCGTTTTATGAGGCTTGTGGGGTGTCAAAGAAGGCGCAGTTCAACTTTGAGAACGATGACAACCTGCCAGGCGGTGCGTACCTCATCGCAGCAGCGGAGCTTGGTGTCGATGTGCTCTATGTGCTGACAGGGAGGCGAGGAACGCCATCTGTTGCCGGCCCTGTTCTGCGTGATGGTGAAGCAGAACTGCTTGAGGGTTATAGGGCGCTGGATGCAAGGGGACGATTGAGCGTCAAGGCTTTTATTGCAGGAGTTCCATCAGGCGGTATGAGCGGGCAATCTAACGGTGGCCATGTCATCCAAGGGAGTAGCAATGTGGTAATAAGCCATACAGCTCCGACGCCTATACGGCGGCGGGCGAAAGTATCTGAAAAATAA